A stretch of Salvelinus alpinus chromosome 4, SLU_Salpinus.1, whole genome shotgun sequence DNA encodes these proteins:
- the LOC139574565 gene encoding cytoplasmic FMR1-interacting protein 2 isoform X3: MTTHVTLEDALSNVDLLEELPLPDQQPCIEPPPSSIMYQANFDTNFEDRNAFVTGIARYIEQATVHSSMNEMLEEGHEYAVMLYTWRSCSRAIPQVKCNEQPNRVEIYEKTVEVLEPEVTKLMKFMYFQRKAIERFCGEVKRLCHAERRKDFVSEAYLLTLGKFINMFAVLDELKNMKCSVKNDHSAYKRAAQFLRKMADPQSIQESQNLSMFLANHNRITQCLQQQLEVIPGYEELLADIVNISVDYYENKMYLTPSEKHMLLKVMGFGLYLMDGNVSNIYKLDAKKRINLGKIDKFFKLQVVPLFGDMQIELSRYIETSAHYEENKSKWTCTQSSISPQYNLCEQMVQIRDDHIRFISELARYSNSEVVTGSGLDSQKSDEEYRELFDLALRGLQLLSKWSTHVMEVYSWKLVHPTDKFCNKDCPGTAEEYERATRYNYTSEEKFALVEVIAMIKGLQVLMGRMESVFNQAIRNTIYAALQDFAQMTLREPLRQAVRKKKNVLISVLQAIRKTICDWEGAREPPNDPCLRGEKDPKGGFDIKVPRRAVGPSSTQLYMVRTMLESLIADKSGSKKTLRSSLDGPIVLAIEDFHKHSFFFTHLLNFSEALQHCCDLSQLWFREFFLELTMGRRIQFPIEMSMPWILTDHILETKEPSMMEYVLYPLDLYNDSGYYALTKFKKQFLYDEIEAEVNLCFDQFVYKLADQIFAYYKAMSGSVLLDKRFRAECKNYGVIIPYPPSNRYETLLKQRHVQLLGRSIDLNRLITQRISAAMYKSLDQAISRFESEDLTSIVELEWLMDINRLTHRLLSKHMTLDSFDAMFREANHNVSAPYGRITLHVFWELNFDFLPNYCYNGSTNRFVRTAIPFTQEPQRDKPANVQPYYLYGSKPLNIAYSHIYSSYRNFVGPPHFKTICRLLGYQGIAVVMEELLKIVKSLLQGTILQYVKTLIEVMPKICRLPRHEYGSPGILEFFHHQLKDIIEYAELKTDVFQSLREVGNAILFCLLIEQALVVRI, encoded by the exons ATGACGACCCACGTGACCCTGGAGGATGCTCTGTCTAATGTGGATCTGTTGGAAGAGCTGCCCCTCCCTGACCAGCAGCCCTGCATCGAACCTCCACCTTCATCCATCAtgtaccag GCTAACTTCGACACAAACTTTGAGGACAGGAATGCGTTTGTGACGGGGATAGCTCGCTATATAGAGCAGGCTACTGTCCACTCTAGCATG AATGAGATGCTGGAGGAGGGCCATGAGTACGCTGTCATGCTCTACACCTGGAGAAGCTGCTCAAGAGCTATACCAcag GTTAAGTGTAACGAGCAGCCCAACAGGGTAGAGATCTATGAGAAGACTGTGGAGGTGCTGGAACCAGAGGTCACCAAGCTCATGAAGTTCATGTACTTCCAG CGTAAGGCTATCGAGCGTTTCTGCGGGGAGGTGAAGCGTCTTTGCCACGCTGAGCGGAGGAAAGACTTTGTCTCTGAAGCCTACCTCCTCACCCTGGGCAAGTTCATCAACATGTTCGCTGTGCTCGACGAACTCAAGAACATGAAGTGCAGCGTCAAGAACGACCACTCTGCCTATAAAAG GGCAGCTCAGTTCCTGAGGAAGATGGCCGACCCTCAGTCCATCCAGGAGTCACAGAACCTCTCCATGTTCCTAGCCAATCACAACAGAAtcactcag TGTCTGCAGCAGCAGCTGGAGGTGATTCCTGGCTATGAGGAGTTGTTAGCAGACATTGTCAACATCAGTGTTGATTACTATGAGAACAAGATGTACTTGACGCCCAGCGAGAAACACATGCTGCTCAAG gtgatgGGTTTTGGTCTCTATCTGATGGACGGTAACGTCAGTAACATCTACAAACTAGACGCCAAGAAGAGGATCAACCTGGGAAAGATCGACAAGTTCTtcaag CTGCAGGTGGTGCCTCTGTTTGGAGACATGCAGATAGAACTATCACGTTACATAGAGACCAGCGCTCACTACGAGGAGAACAAGTCCAA GTGGACGTGTACCCAGAGCTCCATCTCTCCCCAGTACAACCTGTGTGAGCAGATGGTTCAGATTCGAGACGACCACATCCGGTTCATCTCTGAGCTGGCTCGCTACAGTAACAGTGAGGTAGTGACCGGGTCAGGCCTGGACAGTCAGAAATCAGACGAGGAATACAGGGAACTGTTTGACCTGGCACTCAGAGGGTTACAGCTGCTGTCCAAGTGGAGCACACACGTCATGGAAGTG tactcgTGGAAGTTGGTCCACCCGACAGATAAGTTCTGTAACAAGGACTGTCCTGGCACAGCGGAGGAGTATGAGAGAGCTACACGTTACAACTACACCTCAGAGGAGAAGTTTGCCCTGGTCGAGGTCATCGCCATGATCAAGGGACTGCAG GTGTTGATGGGTCGTATGGAGAGCGTATTCAACCAGGCCATAAGGAACACCATCTATGCAGCCCTGCAGGACTTTGCCCAGATGACCCTCAGAGAGCCTCTACGTCAGGCCGTACGCAAGAAGAAGAACGTTCTCATCAG tgtcctGCAGGCAATCCGTAAGACCATCTGTGACTGGGAGGGGGCTCGGGAGCCTCCCAATGACCCCTGTCTCAGGGGGGAGAAGGACCCCAAGGGAGGGTTCGACATCAAGGTGCCCCGCAGAGCTGTGGGACCCTCGAGCACACAG cTGTACATGGTCCGTACCATGCTGGAGTCGTTGATAGCCGATAAGAGTGGTTCTAAGAAGACTCTACGCAGCAGTCTGGATGGACCCATAGTCCTGGCTATAGAAGACTTCCACAAACACTCCTTCTTCTTCACACACCTGCTCAACTTCAgcg AGGCGCTGCAGCACTGCTGTGACCTGTCTCAGCTGTGGTTCAGAGAGTTCTTCCTGGAGTTGACCATGGGTCGCAGGATCCAGTTCCCCATCGAGATGTCCATGCCCTGGATCCTCACAGACCATATACTGGAGACCAAGGAGCCATCCATGATGGA GTATGTGTTGTACCCTCTGGACCTCTACAATGACAGTGGCTACTACGCTCTGACCAAGTTCAAGAAACAGTTCCTCTACGATGAGATAGAGGCTGAG GTGAACCTGTGCTTCGATCAGTTTGTCTACAAGCTGGCTGACCAGATATTTGCCTACTACAAAGCCATGTCTGGAAG TGTCCTCCTGGACAAGCGTTTCAGGGCAGAGTGTAAAAACTATGGTGTGATcatcccctatcccccctccaacCGTTATGagaccctgctcaaacagagacaCGTACAG cttctGGGTCGCTCCATCGATCTGAACCGTCTGATCACCCAGAGGATCTCAGCAGCCATGTACAAGTCTCTGGACCAGGCCATCAGCCGCTTTGAGAGTGAAGACCTCACCTCCATAGTG GAGTTGGAGTGGCTGATGGACATCAACAGACTGACTCATCGTCTGCTTTCGAAGCACATGACCCTGGACAGCTTCGACGCCATGTTCCGTGAGGCCAACCACAATGTGTCTGCCCCCTACGGACGCATCACGCTCCATGTCTTCTGGGAACTCAACTTTGACTTCCTCCCCAACTACTGCTACAACGGCTCCACCAACCG CTTCGTGCGGACTGCCATCCCCTTTACCCAGGAGCCTCAGCGAGACAAGCCGGCCAACGTGCAGCCGTACTACCTGTATGGGTCtaag CCTCTGAACATTGCCTACTCCCACATCTATAGCTCCTACAGGAACTTCGTAGGCCCGCCCCACTTCAAAACCATCTGCCGTCTCCTTGGTTACCAGGGCATCGCCGTGGTGATGGAGGAACTGCTCAAGATAGTCAAGAGCCTG tTGCAGGGCACTATCCTGCAGTATGTGAAGACTCTGATCGAGGTCATGCCCAAGATCTGTCGCCTGCCGCGCCACGAGTACGGATCCCCAG GTATCCTGGAGTTCTTCCACCACCAGCTGAAGGACATTATAGAGTATGCAGAGCTGAAGACAGATGTCTTCCAGAGTCTCAGAGAGGTGGGGAACGCCATCCTCTTCTGTCTGCTCATCGAACAAGCTCTG GTGGTAAGAATCTAG